From one Conexivisphaerales archaeon genomic stretch:
- a CDS encoding SUF system NifU family Fe-S cluster assembly protein → MSEDVYKEIILDHYKNPHNFGRMQNPDFKASDTNPLCGDHVEIQVKLDKGKVSDVKFIGRGCAISQASASLLTDLIMGMSLEELQKFDKEQLLEAMGNPDLGPVRIKCALLSLKTLKLGLYSYLSKNSEGADHT, encoded by the coding sequence ATGAGCGAGGATGTTTACAAAGAAATAATACTCGACCATTACAAGAATCCGCACAACTTCGGCAGAATGCAGAATCCTGACTTCAAGGCATCTGATACCAATCCTCTCTGCGGAGACCATGTAGAGATCCAAGTCAAACTGGATAAGGGCAAAGTAAGTGATGTAAAGTTCATAGGGAGGGGTTGCGCAATCAGCCAAGCATCTGCCAGCTTGCTCACAGACCTGATTATGGGGATGAGCCTCGAAGAGCTTCAGAAGTTTGACAAAGAACAACTGCTGGAAGCGATGGGAAATCCAGACCTGGGACCTGTAAGAATAAAGTGTGCATTGTTATCTCTGAAGACGTTGAAACTCGGGCTCTACTCGTATCTCTCAAAAAATTCTGAAGGAGCAGATCATACCTAA
- a CDS encoding helicase-related protein yields the protein MKIEDYPLIQAGAIEPRAYQLEIANQIDGNNSVVVLPTGLGKTAIAALVIANTLHIRGGKALFLAPTRILVQQHKNFLAKVLKLPSGAVTSLTGEDDAIARQDAWQGRVICATPQITAQDYKRGYFDPSKFSLLIIDEVHRAIGNHSYVEVAKIFPEDITQKIGLTATLPSDRLKIEMIRSALSAGQILYRDYESEDVRPFIQKVGVEVKQLEASERMKRAISHLKDALKRRLTVLADEGLISRQAANRLIFKELIEKRVEILKKGSWNSKFAYTTSAKLFSMLKYLETQTYGTFLSFYERTVSDGKKSSAMLARDTDVLSSVSLIREELKEGKEHPKLKALRDLLSELSSNDRALVFASYRDTVEQLRNYLQSSGIRCWILIGKQGATGQSQDEQIKAVEEFRRGNYQVLIATQIGEEGLDIAECNNVIFYDNVPSAIRFIQRRGRTGRRSEGRMVMLMVKGTSDEAYYWVVQRRIRAMKNYISTINRREASGGKDRREEKGTLDSFF from the coding sequence TTGAAAATAGAAGACTACCCCCTGATACAAGCAGGCGCAATCGAGCCCCGAGCGTATCAGCTGGAGATAGCGAATCAGATAGACGGAAATAATTCCGTTGTGGTTCTGCCGACAGGTTTAGGCAAGACAGCGATAGCCGCGCTGGTCATAGCAAATACGTTGCATATAAGAGGGGGGAAAGCTCTGTTTCTTGCCCCAACAAGAATACTGGTTCAGCAGCACAAGAATTTTCTCGCAAAGGTTCTGAAACTACCTTCTGGCGCAGTAACTTCGCTTACTGGAGAGGACGATGCAATAGCTAGGCAAGATGCATGGCAAGGCAGAGTCATCTGTGCAACACCCCAGATAACAGCCCAGGACTACAAACGAGGCTATTTCGACCCCTCAAAATTTTCGTTGCTGATAATAGACGAAGTGCACCGGGCGATAGGAAACCACAGCTATGTCGAAGTTGCAAAGATCTTTCCTGAGGATATTACTCAGAAGATAGGGCTGACTGCAACTTTACCATCGGACAGGCTTAAGATAGAGATGATAAGGTCCGCACTATCCGCAGGCCAGATACTCTACAGGGATTACGAGAGCGAAGATGTCAGGCCATTTATACAGAAGGTTGGGGTAGAGGTCAAGCAACTTGAAGCAAGTGAAAGAATGAAAAGAGCGATAAGCCATCTCAAGGATGCTTTAAAAAGAAGACTGACTGTTCTGGCAGACGAGGGCCTAATATCTCGTCAGGCAGCAAACAGGCTTATTTTTAAAGAACTGATCGAAAAGAGAGTAGAGATTCTAAAAAAGGGTAGCTGGAATTCTAAGTTTGCATACACTACAAGCGCAAAACTCTTCTCAATGCTGAAATATCTGGAAACCCAGACCTATGGCACATTCCTGAGCTTTTATGAAAGGACGGTTTCAGACGGCAAGAAGAGTTCAGCAATGCTAGCTAGGGATACCGATGTCCTTTCGTCCGTATCTCTGATAAGGGAAGAGTTGAAGGAGGGAAAAGAGCATCCTAAACTCAAGGCTCTCAGAGACCTCTTATCAGAGCTGAGCAGCAACGACAGGGCTCTTGTCTTTGCAAGCTACAGGGATACGGTTGAGCAGTTAAGGAATTACCTACAGTCATCTGGGATAAGATGCTGGATACTGATTGGGAAACAGGGTGCCACAGGTCAATCGCAGGATGAGCAGATAAAGGCTGTAGAAGAATTCAGACGCGGAAACTATCAGGTGCTTATAGCGACCCAGATAGGCGAGGAGGGTCTTGACATAGCTGAATGCAATAACGTTATCTTTTATGATAATGTGCCAAGCGCAATCAGGTTCATTCAGAGAAGGGGAAGAACGGGAAGGAGGTCGGAGGGGAGGATGGTGATGCTGATGGTTAAGGGTACTTCTGACGAAGCCTACTACTGGGTTGTTCAGAGAAGAATCAGAGCGATGAAGAACTACATAAGTACGATAAACAGAAGAGAAGCTTCTGGCGGGAAGGACAGAAGAGAAGAAAAGGGGACTCTCGACAGCTTCTTTTAA
- a CDS encoding UPF0147 family protein: MRDLALKKEKQSENLAKAMQAISIIQSVVDNNSIPRNIRKLAKEVVDSLKDEKLSIGVRAANAISTLEEISQDPNVPSFARVTLWNAVSVLEGIRE; the protein is encoded by the coding sequence ATGAGAGATTTGGCATTAAAGAAAGAGAAACAGAGTGAAAATTTGGCAAAAGCCATGCAGGCTATATCGATAATACAGTCTGTTGTAGATAACAACAGCATACCAAGAAACATAAGAAAGCTGGCCAAGGAGGTCGTTGACAGCCTTAAGGATGAGAAATTATCGATAGGAGTGAGAGCTGCTAATGCAATATCTACTCTGGAGGAGATATCCCAAGACCCGAACGTTCCTTCCTTTGCTAGGGTCACCTTGTGGAATGCTGTTTCTGTGCTGGAAGGAATAAGAGAATGA
- a CDS encoding helicase C-terminal domain-containing protein, translating into MEQLFFPYSQPRPGQLELARRMIDAYKRGRKLIVEAPNGFGKTASALSAAYHITNEYGAGVIYAVRTKRECERVLQEARLFGERFQSKISVMLSMSDGCLLRRYEVAKIEDELLPTYCLTHVMSKKCRFFERLSSPAALVWKRFDSLTGLLDYAKLNGLCPYMFSRKLCAESQIIVTTYNHVIDNERLQALKTTRQNWRDWMLVCDEAHNIQELAFSMNSRVVELHDIEAAYEYSSVRRDYNVSYIAHSLISLIKKKPVSINEQLLFSLEAPREVDRAALRERLRMISLPSLPPPFDLFEARHQLSFMKFLDFCRFLGTLIDRDDYRIFLGRSERDLYLKAVILFPKIDLAASYFRSVVYLSATFGAKSEDFEVYSLSKESDWNANCLTVIDGNITSAYSKRSDTMFRRISQSLRNIRKFMHGPVAVFFTSYNMLNRVLQILLEEQGQGIDCFVEKPGMSVSEQENLIGSFLSGDDGLLLAVNGGKFAEGEDYRSGELKCAVIVGLPLPPPSLELSERLNYLASTRGRRYAYDSLVLLPAVNRVVQSAGRVVRSPKSRGIAILMDKRFTHRTVQGFLPFWMKRDIVHADCSDPSRVREVLS; encoded by the coding sequence GTGGAACAGCTCTTCTTTCCGTATTCACAACCAAGACCAGGTCAGCTGGAATTGGCACGCAGAATGATAGATGCGTACAAGAGAGGAAGAAAGCTGATCGTGGAGGCGCCGAACGGGTTCGGCAAAACAGCATCTGCTCTTTCAGCTGCCTACCACATCACCAACGAATACGGAGCTGGCGTAATCTATGCAGTAAGGACAAAGAGGGAGTGTGAAAGAGTACTTCAGGAGGCCAGGCTTTTCGGTGAAAGGTTTCAAAGCAAAATAAGTGTGATGCTGTCGATGAGCGATGGTTGTCTTCTCAGGAGGTATGAAGTTGCCAAAATAGAGGATGAACTTCTTCCTACGTACTGCCTGACACACGTCATGTCAAAGAAGTGTCGCTTCTTCGAGAGACTTTCATCACCTGCCGCATTGGTTTGGAAGAGATTTGATTCACTGACGGGTCTACTCGACTATGCCAAGTTGAACGGCTTGTGTCCTTACATGTTCTCAAGAAAGCTCTGCGCAGAAAGTCAGATCATAGTAACGACGTACAATCACGTTATCGACAATGAGAGGTTGCAGGCACTAAAGACCACTAGACAGAACTGGCGGGACTGGATGCTCGTATGTGACGAAGCACACAACATACAGGAGCTAGCCTTTTCGATGAATTCAAGAGTAGTCGAGTTGCACGACATAGAAGCGGCTTATGAGTATTCTTCGGTCAGAAGAGATTACAACGTCTCATACATAGCTCACTCGCTGATCAGTCTCATAAAAAAGAAGCCTGTAAGCATAAACGAGCAGCTGCTTTTTAGCCTGGAAGCTCCAAGGGAAGTAGATAGAGCAGCGCTCAGGGAAAGGCTGAGGATGATTTCACTGCCCAGCCTACCTCCTCCGTTTGACCTGTTTGAAGCAAGGCATCAACTTTCCTTTATGAAATTTCTTGATTTCTGCAGGTTTCTTGGAACATTGATCGACAGAGATGATTACAGAATATTTCTGGGCAGGTCTGAGAGAGACCTCTACCTTAAAGCGGTCATTCTATTCCCGAAGATTGACTTGGCTGCCAGTTATTTCAGGTCAGTTGTATACCTATCAGCCACATTCGGAGCAAAATCAGAAGATTTCGAAGTCTACAGTCTGTCAAAGGAATCAGACTGGAATGCAAATTGTCTGACTGTAATAGATGGAAACATCACCTCTGCGTATTCAAAAAGGTCTGACACGATGTTCAGGAGGATCTCGCAGAGTCTTAGGAATATAAGAAAGTTCATGCATGGTCCTGTTGCAGTCTTCTTCACATCATATAACATGTTGAATAGAGTGCTTCAGATTCTTTTAGAAGAGCAAGGGCAAGGTATAGACTGTTTTGTCGAAAAGCCAGGCATGAGTGTCAGTGAGCAAGAGAACCTGATAGGCTCATTCTTATCAGGAGATGACGGTCTTCTGCTTGCTGTAAACGGAGGCAAGTTTGCTGAAGGTGAAGATTACAGGTCAGGAGAGCTGAAATGCGCAGTGATAGTTGGGCTTCCGTTACCCCCGCCTTCTCTGGAGCTTTCAGAGAGGCTGAATTATCTTGCATCTACGAGAGGTAGAAGATATGCGTATGATAGCTTGGTGCTGCTTCCTGCAGTTAATAGGGTAGTTCAGTCAGCTGGAAGGGTTGTCAGAAGTCCAAAAAGCAGAGGTATAGCCATTCTGATGGACAAGAGATTTACCCACAGAACTGTCCAAGGATTCTTGCCCTTCTGGATGAAACGTGATATTGTTCATGCTGATTGTTCAGACCCATCGAGGGTCAGGGAGGTATTGAGCTAA
- a CDS encoding UbiD family decarboxylase → MKQEPTLGSFARELKSRGLLQEVEEPLSPVFEIAAVEKEYENGPALLVKNVRGSSIPVLFNIINDKEKYAIALGVDKERMQEALTEAASNPVPLEFSGKPPAWQPRQVDLNSLPIVTHFEKDAGAYVTSSMVVARNRETNTQNLSVHRLLRLDKERFAIRMVEGRHLHRAFVLSREAEEDLPVAILIGTHPAIEIAASYQAPYGFDELQLANSILKGGIKLVKLENGLAVPENAEIVLIGRISRKETAEDYMVEMLGNYDTKRMQPVVKIERMYVKRNAIFRDILPGGKEHRLLMSFSVEAKLSKQVKDAVPSTKKVVLTDGGRNWLHAVIQIKKRLEGEPKNAIMAAFAAHPSLKHVIVVDEDIDPEDPVSVEYALATRFQASRGLVIIKGAKGSSLDPSSDQQRLLTDKMGIDATASLEKGWERFEQGKIPNQDEVIRRLKKK, encoded by the coding sequence ATGAAGCAGGAGCCAACGCTTGGTTCTTTCGCACGTGAATTAAAATCTAGGGGTCTCTTACAAGAAGTGGAAGAACCACTCTCTCCAGTGTTTGAGATAGCTGCGGTTGAGAAGGAATATGAAAACGGTCCTGCTCTGCTGGTAAAGAATGTCAGAGGTTCATCAATACCTGTTTTATTCAACATAATAAACGACAAGGAAAAGTATGCAATAGCACTGGGTGTGGACAAAGAAAGGATGCAGGAAGCCCTTACTGAGGCAGCGTCCAACCCCGTACCCTTGGAGTTTTCTGGCAAGCCACCTGCCTGGCAGCCCAGACAGGTTGACCTGAACAGTCTTCCTATTGTTACTCATTTCGAAAAGGATGCAGGTGCATACGTGACAAGCTCGATGGTAGTAGCCAGAAACAGAGAGACCAATACACAGAACTTATCTGTTCACAGGCTGCTCAGGTTGGACAAGGAGAGATTCGCCATCAGGATGGTTGAAGGTAGGCATTTGCACAGGGCCTTCGTTCTAAGCAGGGAAGCAGAAGAGGACCTGCCAGTTGCTATCCTTATAGGAACTCACCCCGCGATAGAGATCGCTGCCTCTTACCAGGCTCCTTATGGTTTTGACGAGTTGCAGCTGGCCAACTCTATTCTCAAGGGAGGAATCAAGCTGGTAAAGTTAGAAAACGGATTGGCTGTGCCAGAAAACGCAGAGATAGTACTGATAGGCAGGATATCAAGGAAGGAAACGGCCGAAGATTACATGGTAGAAATGCTGGGAAATTATGATACGAAAAGGATGCAGCCTGTGGTTAAGATTGAGAGAATGTATGTAAAAAGGAATGCAATCTTCAGGGATATACTGCCAGGGGGTAAGGAGCACAGATTACTGATGTCATTCTCAGTCGAGGCCAAGCTTTCGAAACAGGTGAAGGATGCTGTGCCTTCTACCAAAAAGGTTGTGCTTACAGACGGAGGAAGGAACTGGCTACACGCAGTTATCCAGATAAAGAAAAGGTTGGAAGGAGAACCAAAAAACGCAATAATGGCTGCCTTTGCAGCTCACCCCTCTCTAAAGCATGTAATAGTAGTGGACGAAGATATAGACCCTGAAGACCCTGTAAGTGTGGAATACGCTCTAGCAACAAGATTTCAGGCATCGAGGGGGCTTGTGATTATAAAAGGTGCAAAAGGCTCTAGTCTTGACCCATCGAGCGACCAGCAAAGGCTTCTGACTGACAAGATGGGGATAGATGCCACTGCATCGCTGGAGAAGGGCTGGGAAAGGTTTGAACAAGGTAAAATACCCAACCAAGATGAGGTCATAAGGAGACTGAAGAAGAAATGA
- a CDS encoding Hint domain-containing protein, which produces MSSATVIAIAESNPLYPVPCWPISSYSATYWTPVILLNSPYGGNATAESSVSYTGEYTIAGYTSSTTSTNGISISAFNGGAVGYFEEDTWTYYHYSNCPDKTVITYRSGIFNSYNLLPPNSMSEDNEIHNFILNGIPSVYFNNQYAVNNDGSQGTCSGPGFTLTITTTSTTSESVRLSFAGGQIVSVGVLDIGISGGSSNTNSFEYTFPSNFGTWYLDSHNGQSGSANQGALGFWYVPCSGGGGVGCVLDNSLILLSNGSTVPVQKLKAGDMVKSYDILTHNMIDVKVTGNSAKIVNQIVDINNGQLFMSGLTDQPMYVQLQNGSINQIELGQLTAGMKLFSAMTGTWVRVTSIQILNGNYTVYDLRTTSGNYIANGFVILVK; this is translated from the coding sequence ATGTCTTCCGCTACCGTAATAGCAATTGCGGAATCTAATCCCCTTTATCCTGTACCTTGCTGGCCTATATCGTCTTACAGTGCAACATACTGGACACCAGTTATATTACTTAATTCACCCTATGGTGGAAATGCCACAGCCGAATCGAGCGTGTCTTACACGGGAGAATATACTATAGCTGGGTACACGTCTTCTACTACATCAACGAATGGAATCTCAATTAGTGCCTTTAACGGTGGTGCAGTGGGGTATTTCGAAGAAGATACATGGACTTACTATCATTACAGTAATTGCCCCGATAAGACGGTAATAACGTACCGCTCGGGCATTTTCAACTCATACAATCTTCTCCCACCGAACAGCATGTCTGAAGATAATGAAATTCACAATTTTATACTCAATGGTATACCGTCTGTTTATTTTAATAATCAATACGCAGTGAACAATGACGGTTCACAGGGTACATGCAGTGGCCCAGGTTTCACACTCACAATCACGACTACATCCACGACCTCCGAATCCGTTAGATTGAGTTTCGCTGGCGGCCAGATTGTATCAGTAGGCGTGCTTGACATAGGGATTTCAGGAGGTTCCTCAAACACTAACAGCTTTGAGTACACGTTTCCAAGTAATTTCGGAACCTGGTATCTTGATTCTCACAATGGTCAAAGTGGATCGGCCAATCAGGGTGCTTTAGGATTCTGGTATGTACCCTGTTCTGGTGGTGGCGGAGTTGGTTGCGTTCTAGATAATTCATTGATATTGCTATCTAACGGGTCAACAGTTCCTGTTCAGAAGCTAAAGGCTGGCGACATGGTGAAATCGTATGATATTTTGACCCATAATATGATTGATGTTAAGGTTACTGGAAATTCGGCAAAAATAGTGAATCAAATAGTAGATATAAATAATGGCCAGCTGTTCATGAGCGGCCTAACAGACCAGCCGATGTATGTTCAGTTACAGAATGGTTCAATAAACCAAATAGAATTAGGTCAGTTAACGGCAGGAATGAAGCTGTTTAGTGCGATGACGGGTACATGGGTTCGGGTTACAAGCATACAGATTCTTAACGGTAACTATACTGTGTATGACCTGCGTACTACATCGGGAAATTACATTGCAAATGGATTCGTAATTCTAGTTAAATAG
- a CDS encoding cysteine desulfurase, with protein MQSAALDVEAIRNDFPIFKVKFNGKSLAYLDNAATSQKPIQVIDALREFYEKYNSNIHRGVYKISEKATEAYESSREATANFIGSHHPSQVIFTRNTTESINLVAYTWGRTRIRKGSKIVLTMLEHHSNLVPWQELAREKDAKIEYVDIKEDGTLDMSSFEEKIKDADFFAFTHVSNVLGTINDAKELIRRAHKEGAIVLLDGAQSVPHMPVNVIDLDCDFFAFSAHKMLGPTGVGVLYGKKDLLEEMPPFIMGGDMISEVHLQGARWNELPWKFEGGTSNIGDVIAFREAIRYLERIGMGCVREHEKKLTKYALEELSRVKQLRVFGPRDVSIRGGVIPFVIDGVHPHDAAAILDTEAIAVRSGNHCAQPLHENLDLDATTRASFYIYNTEEEVDRLVNGLEKVKRLMLR; from the coding sequence ATGCAGTCTGCTGCGCTTGACGTTGAAGCTATTCGCAATGATTTTCCCATCTTCAAAGTTAAATTCAACGGCAAGAGCTTGGCCTATCTGGATAACGCCGCAACATCTCAGAAACCGATTCAGGTCATAGATGCACTGAGGGAGTTCTATGAAAAATACAATTCAAACATACATAGAGGCGTCTACAAGATATCTGAAAAAGCGACAGAAGCGTACGAAAGCAGCAGAGAGGCTACTGCGAATTTCATAGGTTCGCATCATCCATCCCAGGTCATATTCACACGTAACACTACAGAATCGATAAACCTCGTAGCTTACACATGGGGAAGAACAAGAATAAGGAAAGGAAGCAAGATAGTCCTAACCATGCTGGAACATCACAGCAATCTCGTTCCCTGGCAGGAACTGGCCAGAGAAAAGGATGCGAAGATAGAATATGTGGACATTAAAGAAGATGGTACGCTGGATATGAGCAGTTTTGAGGAGAAGATCAAGGATGCAGACTTTTTTGCTTTCACACATGTTTCGAACGTGCTCGGAACGATCAACGACGCCAAAGAACTGATAAGGCGTGCTCATAAAGAAGGAGCGATTGTACTTCTTGACGGTGCACAATCCGTGCCACACATGCCTGTTAATGTTATCGACCTGGATTGTGACTTCTTCGCCTTTTCCGCGCATAAAATGCTTGGCCCTACGGGCGTAGGTGTGCTGTATGGTAAAAAGGACCTGCTTGAAGAGATGCCACCTTTCATCATGGGGGGAGATATGATCAGTGAGGTTCATCTACAAGGTGCAAGGTGGAACGAGCTCCCCTGGAAATTTGAGGGAGGGACAAGCAATATCGGGGATGTTATAGCGTTTCGTGAAGCGATAAGATATTTGGAAAGAATTGGGATGGGCTGTGTAAGGGAGCACGAAAAGAAACTTACAAAATACGCTCTAGAAGAGCTTTCAAGAGTTAAGCAGCTTAGAGTTTTCGGGCCAAGAGATGTTTCGATAAGAGGAGGTGTTATACCTTTTGTCATCGACGGTGTACATCCGCATGACGCTGCAGCAATTCTTGATACGGAAGCTATAGCCGTGAGGTCGGGTAACCATTGTGCACAGCCTCTTCATGAAAACCTTGACCTTGATGCAACAACAAGGGCCAGCTTCTACATATACAATACGGAAGAAGAAGTGGATAGGCTTGTAAACGGTCTGGAGAAGGTCAAGAGGTTGATGTTAAGATGA
- a CDS encoding HD domain-containing protein, with the protein MTTNKSVTIMDPVHGFVRVKEPELAVIDTPAFQRLRLIRQLASAYLAYPGANHSRFEHSVGVMHVAGLSCGVLEEKGYISQDETAMVRLGALMHDVGHGPFSHVLDELIHEKGGMSHEDTTQNIVRKSEIADRLSQHGFSPRKMSELAVGKHSGKKKFLNDIIAGSLSADLMDYLQRDSYYTGAGFGKVTIERIIDSFEVYNNRLALQRDAIYTFESLAVARYEMFKAVYFHKTVRAAESMILRSFQLADDQIHISDTSDLQTFLQRTDESVLHEILSLQGKGTVDKAKELVKRYLARNLVKCVYEKLIHRRERVAEKILSARTMRDRLRQELASRCGVDADDIFIDLPTTPAVPYTSERESFAGLYLISKSGETVRANAITLQDLPMVEAISGYMDVLRIYTTQENRNKVEKEALKLFGEEDYTTKISV; encoded by the coding sequence TTGACTACGAACAAGTCGGTAACAATAATGGACCCTGTCCATGGGTTCGTCAGGGTCAAGGAGCCTGAGCTTGCAGTCATAGATACACCGGCTTTCCAAAGGCTCAGGCTGATTAGGCAGCTGGCATCAGCCTATCTGGCATACCCTGGGGCAAACCATTCAAGGTTTGAACATTCGGTAGGTGTTATGCACGTAGCTGGTCTCAGCTGTGGTGTGCTCGAAGAGAAGGGCTACATAAGCCAGGACGAAACTGCGATGGTAAGGCTTGGAGCTCTGATGCACGATGTCGGGCATGGTCCATTTTCGCACGTCCTTGATGAACTGATTCATGAAAAGGGAGGGATGAGTCATGAAGATACTACGCAAAATATAGTCAGGAAATCGGAGATAGCTGACAGACTATCACAGCATGGTTTTTCTCCAAGAAAGATGTCCGAGCTCGCAGTAGGAAAGCATTCCGGAAAGAAGAAGTTTCTCAACGATATAATTGCAGGAAGCCTGAGCGCCGACCTTATGGATTATCTTCAAAGAGATTCTTATTATACTGGCGCCGGATTCGGAAAAGTGACGATTGAAAGGATAATCGATTCGTTCGAAGTCTACAACAATAGATTGGCTTTGCAGAGAGATGCGATCTACACCTTTGAGTCACTGGCTGTCGCAAGGTACGAAATGTTCAAGGCTGTATACTTCCACAAAACAGTCAGGGCTGCAGAATCGATGATTCTGCGCTCCTTTCAGCTGGCTGACGATCAGATACATATTTCAGATACTTCTGATCTGCAAACTTTCCTGCAAAGGACAGACGAATCTGTGCTGCATGAGATACTCTCGCTTCAGGGTAAAGGTACCGTTGATAAGGCCAAGGAGCTAGTAAAAAGATACCTAGCAAGGAATCTGGTGAAGTGTGTCTATGAAAAACTGATTCACAGAAGAGAAAGGGTTGCAGAGAAGATACTAAGCGCCAGGACTATGAGAGACAGACTAAGACAGGAACTTGCCTCGAGGTGTGGGGTTGATGCTGATGATATCTTTATCGACCTTCCAACCACTCCAGCTGTGCCATACACATCTGAAAGAGAATCCTTCGCAGGTCTTTATCTCATCAGCAAATCGGGCGAAACGGTTAGGGCGAATGCGATCACCTTGCAAGACCTCCCGATGGTTGAAGCTATAAGCGGGTACATGGATGTCTTGAGAATATACACAACCCAAGAGAACAGAAATAAAGTCGAAAAAGAAGCGCTGAAACTTTTCGGAGAAGAAGACTACACGACAAAGATATCCGTGTAA
- a CDS encoding DUF126 domain-containing protein: MKLEGKTIVRGRVAGELLPTLQPLSFLGGVDPDTGMVRDSRHELYGQTLKGKIFAVPYTVGSSVGAYVIYGMAIKKTNPAGIVTNTGDINLVTGCAAAGIPLLAGIDIKMLEGLKGKMAILDATSRMLEIK, translated from the coding sequence ATGAAGCTGGAAGGAAAGACTATAGTGAGGGGCAGAGTTGCAGGAGAGCTGCTTCCGACGTTGCAACCTCTATCGTTTCTTGGTGGTGTGGACCCTGACACAGGTATGGTGAGGGATTCTAGGCATGAGCTGTATGGCCAGACCCTGAAGGGAAAGATATTCGCTGTTCCTTACACTGTTGGAAGCAGTGTAGGTGCATATGTGATCTACGGTATGGCTATAAAGAAGACCAACCCTGCAGGGATAGTTACCAACACAGGCGACATAAATCTCGTCACCGGATGTGCCGCTGCAGGCATACCACTTCTGGCAGGGATTGACATCAAAATGCTAGAGGGATTGAAGGGTAAGATGGCTATACTGGACGCAACATCGAGAATGCTGGAGATCAAATAG
- a CDS encoding Sjogren's syndrome/scleroderma autoantigen 1 family protein has product MDKASQKLVVEFMKRGATLLKEPCPKCGGIMLRYRGVEFCPVDSGITSVQQLEEQTKPAADVYEEMLGVVNDKLGQLKLQLKDCNDLNQLSVILDDIKKLLEISSLLKSKPS; this is encoded by the coding sequence TTGGACAAAGCGTCTCAGAAGCTCGTAGTCGAATTCATGAAGAGAGGAGCGACACTGCTGAAGGAACCATGCCCCAAATGTGGTGGAATTATGCTCAGATACAGGGGTGTTGAATTCTGCCCCGTAGATAGCGGAATAACAAGTGTGCAGCAGCTTGAGGAACAGACCAAGCCAGCAGCTGATGTTTACGAAGAGATGTTAGGTGTTGTGAACGACAAACTTGGACAATTAAAGCTGCAGCTGAAGGACTGCAACGACCTGAACCAGCTCTCCGTCATTCTTGACGACATAAAGAAGCTGCTGGAGATATCAAGCCTTCTAAAGAGCAAGCCCTCTTAA